From a region of the Thiomicrorhabdus sp. genome:
- a CDS encoding homoserine kinase, producing the protein MSVYTVVEEQQLVAFLEDYDVGTLESFQGISAGIENTNYFVNTTKHGQLEQFVLTIFEHHTFEELPYFLNIMAFMAEHNIPTAHPMPTHSNGYLKELCGKPAALVERLVGNTVEDPSIEQCGVMGGQLARFHIAGQHYEGNRENDRDLNWMQTTYTSIKGYLADDECQMIEKEFAFQAQTDWAELPKGVIHADLFCDNAMFNGDALTGIIDLYYACNSTLLYDLAVMVNDWCRVHADEPSKIEFDKERIDAMISAYQTQRSLTEQEQVAWPAALRLAALRFFLSRLKDKHIPREGEMTQIKDPNVFKRVLQLHQ; encoded by the coding sequence ATGTCTGTCTATACAGTCGTTGAAGAACAACAATTAGTGGCCTTTTTAGAAGATTATGATGTTGGTACTTTAGAATCCTTCCAAGGAATCAGTGCCGGAATTGAAAACACCAATTACTTTGTAAACACGACAAAGCATGGCCAACTAGAGCAGTTTGTTTTAACGATTTTTGAACACCATACCTTTGAAGAATTGCCTTATTTCTTAAATATTATGGCGTTTATGGCAGAACACAATATTCCAACAGCTCATCCAATGCCAACACACTCCAATGGCTATTTAAAAGAGTTATGCGGTAAGCCTGCTGCTCTTGTAGAGCGACTAGTAGGTAATACTGTAGAAGACCCATCTATTGAACAATGTGGTGTTATGGGTGGGCAATTAGCTCGTTTTCATATTGCGGGACAACATTATGAAGGCAATCGTGAAAATGACCGTGATTTAAATTGGATGCAAACCACTTATACAAGCATTAAAGGTTATTTAGCAGACGATGAATGCCAGATGATTGAAAAGGAATTTGCTTTTCAAGCTCAAACCGATTGGGCAGAACTTCCAAAGGGTGTGATTCATGCCGACTTATTTTGTGACAATGCCATGTTTAATGGTGATGCCTTAACTGGGATAATTGATTTGTATTACGCCTGTAATTCGACACTATTATACGATTTAGCCGTCATGGTAAATGATTGGTGTCGTGTACATGCTGATGAGCCATCAAAAATCGAATTTGATAAAGAACGTATAGATGCCATGATATCGGCTTACCAAACGCAACGCTCTTTAACAGAGCAAGAACAAGTAGCCTGGCCAGCTGCTTTGCGTTTAGCGGCACTTAGATTTTTCTTATCTCGTCTTAAAGATAAACATATTCCTCGAGAAGGTGAAATGACACAAATCAAAGATCCTAATGTCTTTAAACGTGTGTTACAGCTTCATCAATAA
- a CDS encoding L-threonylcarbamoyladenylate synthase gives MGGTLNPLAQIKSEYSVSLSSKIQQQVNQAVLYLQQGKTIAYPTEAVYGLGCDPFNEKAVADLFHVKQRPLEKGVILVAASVAQITEWVELDGASWQQQVLETWPGPVTWILPIKKPMPDWITGGRDTVAIRISSHPIVQALCKQFSGPIVSTSANISSQPPAKSCEQIIKVFDDKVYCVDAELGGLDQPTQIRDARTAQVLRP, from the coding sequence TTGGGCGGTACTTTAAATCCATTAGCACAAATAAAATCGGAATACTCAGTGTCGTTATCCTCAAAAATTCAGCAACAAGTTAATCAGGCAGTGTTGTATTTACAGCAAGGTAAAACAATTGCTTATCCAACTGAAGCGGTTTATGGGTTAGGTTGTGATCCTTTTAATGAAAAGGCAGTGGCAGATTTGTTTCACGTGAAACAGAGGCCTCTAGAAAAAGGCGTTATTCTAGTGGCGGCTTCTGTTGCACAAATTACCGAGTGGGTTGAGTTGGATGGGGCTTCTTGGCAGCAGCAAGTTTTAGAGACTTGGCCTGGGCCAGTTACTTGGATTTTACCTATTAAAAAGCCCATGCCCGATTGGATTACTGGAGGGCGAGATACAGTTGCAATTAGGATTTCTAGCCACCCGATTGTGCAGGCATTGTGTAAGCAGTTTTCTGGGCCAATAGTATCAACCAGTGCCAATATTTCTAGCCAACCACCAGCTAAGTCTTGTGAGCAAATTATTAAGGTATTTGATGATAAGGTTTATTGTGTTGACGCTGAGCTTGGCGGATTAGACCAACCAACACAAATAAGAGATGCCAGAACGGCACAGGTGCTTAGGCCATAA
- a CDS encoding GGDEF domain-containing protein, with protein MIKKYFPTFKNPVSLEEYRQEMILTTIIPLGYIIMGVFGLYNAFILKNIYVTIISATSAGMLLVVHIYFKKSQDIITPVTIGLVAYAVFLLAFNYINQNYGFGLVWTIIFPIVAIISRGRLWGTFLSLLFFIIVFAELYLGLSNWLNSQWDITGLLRFSFAYFAILYIIFMIDFTYENVYLKNKSSDKNSDKANQIFPTTKDPLTQLYNRQYLPLVSPLLSVQIQQQQPSVIFGLIKLDDFRAYNEQYGHQQGDAAIQKVAEALQQLVGSLEGILFRTGGNEFALTILIKQPKAVIQKLKKVHQLIADLNIKNENSEYQKLTISAGLLKTENSQYFDFDDYFKQANQALQQAIKQGKNQTIIAR; from the coding sequence TTGATTAAAAAGTATTTTCCAACATTTAAGAATCCAGTTTCTCTTGAAGAGTATCGCCAAGAGATGATACTGACGACCATTATTCCATTGGGTTATATCATAATGGGAGTTTTTGGCCTTTATAATGCCTTTATTTTAAAAAACATCTACGTAACCATCATCTCTGCAACATCAGCAGGCATGCTATTGGTAGTACACATTTACTTCAAAAAATCTCAAGATATCATAACTCCCGTAACCATCGGTCTAGTGGCATATGCCGTGTTTTTACTCGCTTTTAACTATATCAACCAAAATTATGGCTTTGGTCTAGTTTGGACGATTATTTTTCCAATCGTAGCGATTATTAGTCGTGGAAGACTTTGGGGCACATTTCTTAGTTTACTGTTCTTTATTATCGTCTTTGCCGAGCTTTATCTTGGCTTAAGCAATTGGCTAAATAGTCAGTGGGATATCACTGGACTATTACGTTTTAGCTTTGCCTATTTTGCGATTTTATATATTATTTTCATGATTGATTTTACTTACGAAAACGTCTATTTAAAAAATAAATCTAGTGACAAAAATTCAGATAAAGCAAATCAAATTTTTCCAACAACCAAAGATCCTTTAACCCAGCTTTATAATCGCCAATATTTACCGTTGGTCTCACCTCTTCTGTCGGTACAAATACAACAGCAACAACCCAGCGTAATTTTTGGATTAATTAAATTAGATGACTTTAGAGCTTACAATGAACAATATGGTCATCAACAAGGAGATGCGGCCATTCAAAAAGTCGCCGAAGCATTACAACAACTGGTGGGCTCTCTAGAGGGTATTTTATTTCGTACTGGTGGTAATGAATTTGCTCTTACTATCTTAATCAAACAGCCTAAAGCCGTTATTCAAAAATTAAAGAAAGTCCACCAACTAATTGCCGATTTGAATATTAAAAATGAAAACAGTGAATATCAAAAATTAACCATTTCAGCAGGCCTGTTAAAAACAGAAAATAGCCAATATTTTGATTTTGACGACTATTTTAAACAGGCTAATCAAGCTCTACAACAAGCAATAAAACAGGGTAAAAACCAAACTATTATTGCCCGTTAG
- a CDS encoding M48 family metallopeptidase, translating into MQILSYSKHLIIVLFLAGLVGCTTTSTKQGTVGIKREQLLLVSPAEMQKGAQLAYNSVLKEAKTAKKLNTNSAMLKRVRSIANRIIPQTAIFREDAPKWKWEVNVLESDQLNAWCMPGGKIAFYTGIINKLKLTDAEIAAIMGHEIAHALREHGRERASEQALTQVGLSALSIFTGARGPTLDAAAMALQVTVTLPNSRTHEVEADRMGVELAARAGYNPYAAVSVWQKMEKQSDGGRPPEILSTHPSHASRIKDLNAYAKKVEPLYRQAIRQKSYIR; encoded by the coding sequence ATGCAAATACTCTCTTATTCAAAACATCTAATCATTGTTTTATTTTTAGCAGGCCTGGTAGGTTGTACAACGACCAGTACTAAACAAGGCACAGTGGGTATAAAACGAGAACAACTCCTTTTGGTTTCTCCGGCAGAGATGCAAAAAGGAGCCCAGCTTGCCTACAACTCTGTTTTAAAAGAAGCCAAAACAGCTAAAAAACTCAATACCAATAGTGCCATGCTTAAACGTGTGCGATCTATTGCTAACAGAATTATCCCACAAACCGCCATTTTTAGAGAAGATGCCCCTAAGTGGAAGTGGGAAGTTAATGTTTTAGAGTCTGATCAATTAAATGCTTGGTGTATGCCTGGAGGCAAAATTGCGTTTTATACAGGTATTATCAATAAACTTAAATTAACCGATGCTGAAATTGCGGCTATTATGGGTCACGAAATTGCTCATGCTTTGCGAGAACATGGTAGAGAGAGAGCCTCAGAACAAGCGTTAACCCAAGTTGGACTAAGTGCATTAAGCATTTTTACTGGAGCCCGTGGCCCAACACTGGATGCAGCGGCAATGGCTTTGCAAGTTACCGTTACATTACCCAACAGCCGTACCCATGAGGTTGAAGCAGATAGAATGGGCGTAGAGCTTGCAGCAAGAGCAGGCTATAACCCTTATGCTGCGGTCAGTGTTTGGCAAAAAATGGAAAAACAGTCTGATGGGGGGCGACCACCTGAAATACTCAGTACTCACCCTTCTCACGCAAGTCGAATCAAAGATTTAAACGCCTACGCTAAAAAAGTAGAGCCGTTATATAGGCAAGCTATAAGGCAAAAAAGCTATATACGCTAA